Sequence from the Periplaneta americana isolate PAMFEO1 chromosome 5, P.americana_PAMFEO1_priV1, whole genome shotgun sequence genome:
GTGTCTTCCTTTTCTCATAGATGgctctctcttttgttttttatttttccagttaTTTATATACTGGAAAACTAGATTACCTTTAGGTACAAGATTCTGTATTTGATTTCATTGGCAGGTTTAAATTTCTAGCCGGTTTTATGTTTACTTGAGTGAGGCGTTTCGGCCTGCCGGGTGAATCGTATTCCTACCAGCCGAGAGGAGACATCGGCAAGCTGGCCGAGAACGGAGATCTCTAGGGGATCGTGAGTGGAGTTGGATTTTCTACCAGGTCGGGATTCGAGTGGGGCTCGGCCGGCATAGGCTGAGTGGAAGTCATTATGAGGAGGCTTCGATCCTGGGCTCAGAAACGCATAAAGTTCAGAATGCACGGTTGATAgggttgtgttggtcgagtggactgggagatggagcgtgtcgttacttcgtgtctcaatatGTGAACAGTCCGTCATAATAcggcataaaatatatttcaccctgtacagatgcagtatgtACAATACATTCCTACTGTAGACAATAAATATCTACCATTAAAGTTTTAAAGTGAGTTGTTAGCTTCAATCAGGTGCCCCTACGCAGAAGCCTGTTACATGTaacgcagccaagcagcaatacacacatcCGTAATGCACATttcggacccacctgtgctgttgcagtcatcccacacgggtcatgacgtcatttatactcagtgtactctaaacctcatgttagttactctgtgtccctaggccgaagcctggtcttGAGTTACATTAGTAGCAGCCGACCGAGACTCGACGCACGTCGCGCTGATTTCTACTTTTCGTCTGTACATGTGGAGCAGTCTCTGTCGCTGATTCAAGAGTTTGGTGATGTGGCCTCGCCATTTTGTTGTATTTGCTAGCTCTACATGTCCAGGTCTGGCATGTTCTAGTTATCCTCCACATTTATGGTTTGTAAAGTGCAGGATGTTGTGAGTTCTAGGAAACCAGTCTGAGTGTCACACGCTAAGTAAAGTTGACTATGGGATTTTTTGTGTGGCCCGATAATTTTATATGAGAACTGTGCCATGAAAATTAATGTACATAATCACTCTGTTTTGGTGACTTAAAAGTGAGATTATTTATATAGCGGTAGAGTGTGGGCTGTACTTTCCCATTTTGTTCGGCATATTATGGTACCGGTAATTGGTTTCTGGAATATGTAAcctttagttattatttttatatctgtaTTGTGGGTCTGGTAGACTGATGTTTTTACGGCGCGTTTTTACCCCATTGTTAGGAAAGTTATAATCATGGAGATTTAAGTCTGTGATTTTAAGCGTTTACCAGAATCTTTTTATGGTAACTGATTTTCTGTTTTTATGACCTTAGTCATTCTGGTAACTTATCTATATTAGACTAATAAATTGTTATGATTAAGGCAAATGTAATTGTAAATTACTTCCTATTATCCAACAAGGCTTTTCGGACTAATCCAAGATTTAAGGACCATATATAAAGAATGGAGACCCAATACGTGTCATGTAAGTGGTGAGTTGGTTAGTTACAATAATTGGTCATAGTACCtataaactaaaacaaaaaatgtacCTCACATAGCAAATAACTCAAACTGTAACGACGTTTTCAATTTCCTGAAATTTTGACATTTAAATTGAGAACGCTGAAACAATGTATTTCTGGTCCTTTgattataaatatttgttactgtaataTAGTCAAGGAAATAACCTATTTCAACATGTTTGCTTTATTTCAAAAGTCATTAAGATATTAAATACAgataatgaatatatatatatatatatatatatattcctattTAAGGGATAGCTTTCCTTGCGTGACGAGTTGATTAGTTACAATTGCTAATAGTACGCctacttacaaaatataataaaataacaatgaaaaagtaccacaaatatttgtacttttcttaatgtaaaattaaaagatCGCCACAGCAACTTTTCATACTCGCAGCGTCGAGAAAATAAGCACACAGTCCACACATGCACTCATGATGCTCCACAAGTGCAGTCAAGATGAGCATCGCTGACAGTCTCTAGCAGTAAACCAAAAAATTGTACTCTGAATGCAGGAAAACTTCTCACTACTGCTGGATTCATTTATAGGAAATTAAGAATTCGCCATGTTACTAAAAAGACCAAAGTAAACTCTAATATCAAGATAAGGCATCGAGACATTAAGAGAATGGAACAGGAAACAGGATTTCACACTATATATTTCAGTGAAATTCTCGTAAAATGGCCGGATGCTCCTGTCATGGAGTTCTgctcattttaaattctgaaaagatCTCTAGATAATCTCTGCAAGGCCTATAAGGAGAGTGAGTGAATATAGACATGGCTGTACTACGCAGAAGTCTTCATGAGTGGAAGTTGAAATGTAGAGTTATAATCAGAGTGAAGGGACATCAAATATAAATGGTGGAGATATGGTTGTTCTTAAGGTAATACCCAAGTGAAATTCTTCGTCAAAGATCGAAAACAACCCTCCGTATgttgattgaaaataaatatcgtatcatatcatacatattgAGAAAATAAAAGCTGTTTGCAGAAAAACTGACCTGCTCCGAATGGCAAAGAGTGATCCTTCTTGAGTTGTCCTTGGTCATCCAGAAATCTCTCCGGCCGATATACCTCTGGGTCTCCCCAAAATTCGGGATCGTTGTGGAAACTCCACAGGTTCACAACCATCAAAGTGTCCTGAATTAAGATATTTCAAATTCTCATacacattattattttacactGAAGAATGGAAAGTCCAGATATAGTTATAAAAGTGGCCAAATTAGACTATTTTCCCCATAAAAACTAACtgtagcaataaaaataatacccATACATCTACGACGAATGATTTTTCTGATATTTATTGATGTTACTACACGTCACCCTTATCACGTATGAAATTCAGAGCtacaatttaacatattatacaaATGATGTTTAATTGTAACCGAACTATCTCCATTCTTTTATACGGATTTAACAAAAAAAGGGTaaaacttcaggtatggattcctcatataTGTATAGAATAAAAATGGTTATACGAggtttatttcataaataatgcatacGTTGGTAGAACTGTGAAGTGAATGActcaacaccaatgaaaattaaccAGTTGCAGCTGAAGGCTTAAGGAAGAAGGACATGTGTTAGTTTCATCCATAGCATACTCTTTAGATTATGAGAGTTAGAAATGGAGCCTATAGATTTCAATCATTTAACTATTCTAACAAATACATGGCTATATAAGATATTTGATTCTAATCAATGTCGGTTTTCACACACTGCCGGTAACAATGTAACTGATGTTACATCGCATTGATGACTATTGATTTGCCGTAGCTGCTCTTGTAGGTGTGAGTGGGATATGAGTGTTACGACCATTGTAGCCAATGACTGACAGTTGACAGTTGAAATAACTGAACACGAGTGGGTCTGGAAGAGATATTTCCATTCCTTTTGTgctctgaaataaaatattaatttttctagaGAGCAAAACTTTAGGAACTGGTTtcaaatatgtacaaaagaaaaaTATGCCCATGTTATATCGACATTGGCTCGAAATACTTATATCCTGAGTTCTCTAGCAAGAGAACAAATACAGAATTTTTAAAATCCTCATCCCACTGTTCAATCTTACCATCAACAGAGGTTCTGCATCAATACCTAGGCTGGCATTGTTGGTGATCCGTGTTCGGGGCTCAAAGAGACAGCAAGCTGAGGTCTATATTGAGGCATGAGGACATATTGAACATTTCCTCAAAAGTGATATGAAGAGAATGCGTCATACAAACCTTAACAAATCAGATACTAAGCATTTCCGGACTCTATATTTTAAGAACACAGTCCTGTAGTTCTACTCCCTGCTTACAAAACACCCTATGCACACACAGCAAGACAGCAGTGCACAACAACATGAAACTGCAATTTAGGCAACGGAAGTTAGCTATATGGTAACATATTAATCTGGGAACCTGGTGGTTAATATTACTCTTACCTTGGGAATGCTGTAGCCGCCAAGTTCTGTGGATTCTGTTGCTCTGTGAACAACTGATAATGGAACCAACGTTTCTTTGCGCATCGACTCTCGCAGAACAGCCTCGTTGTACGGTAATCTAAATAGCACGTGGACCGTTAAGGCatcattacaaataaattattacaacagATTTGGGTTTATCTTCGAACTTTCATTAAAATATGCAGAATGTTTGTGTACTTATTGGGCGTGATTGTGATTGTGATGgtgacggtaataataataataataataataataataataataataataataataataataatataataataataataataatataataagagtAAACTGTAATAGAGTTTtagttgttttattattaagTATTTTACCGACAGCATGCTCAAATAGAttagcattgttagcagaagaggagattatactaagggatatgctactgaagctacaAAAAAtgtcagctgtgagcagtattggatgaagataaatgcaaacaagactaaggccatggtcataggaagaaaactaaagaaggtaaacttgcgaattcgaaataaggCAGTGGAACAAATGGACAActtcaaatgcttggggtgtactataagcagtaacatgagctgctgccaggaagtcaagatAGTAATGGCAtaggaaggttttaatagaaaaaggagcgttttctgaggacctctggaaaaataactaaggaagagattagtgaagtgctttatgtggaatgtggcattatatggggcagaaacctggagattacgacgaagtcaagagaaacgactagaaacatttaaaatgtggatatagagaagaatggaacgtgtgaagcggacagatagaataagaaacgcaattgtgttggaaagagtcacTGAAGAAAGAATCatctaaaactgatcaggaagaggaaaaggaattgtctggatcactggctgagaagacactgcctactgaaggatcactggaaggaatggtgaacgggagaagagtttggggcaaaagaagatatcagatgatagacgacattaagatatatggatcatattatgcggagataaagaggaaggcagaaaattggagaaagctgggtttgcagtgtaagacttgcccttgggcagaacactatgaaagaaGTAAGCAAGTACTAATTACggaattattttattactgtactcaAAGTATTATTAGCAAAAGGGTAATAATTTTTACAACGTAAGTTACGCTTCTATATCATCTGAACACTGGTGAAAGAGATTTAGAATATTGTTGTTACAGAAAACATTGCCACTTCGCATGTGTTTCCTGGGAAAAAGTGACTTAGgcataacattaaatgtaacttaCCGATATTCGATTAACAGATTTCAAGTCGGGTATTTGAACCTGTAGCAATTGAATATCGATAATTCTTATCATAACTGTTACTGGAGTTACTGGCCAGGAATCTGTACAAATACATGGAATGAAGTGAAATTTACGGAAGGGGGGCAAtatggcccagcactgtgacctgTTACGATCcactgcgctaaccctcaagctaggtgcattccaaacccacaccggctgactgtactaaggttcgctgagtacccaggtttcgagcaggcaaccccactcgtccctgggtagccccctccatgcgtcgccagccagcgatctgagaatgctatggaatgatggtgaaatgctgacggaatgatgtagatgcctaatatggggaaacacgGCGTAACATTGAGAaaacccccaactgcgaccttatccTCCACAATGAAAAATCACAGACCTGACCACTCCGCCACTGCAAGGGTTGTACAAATACAACGAAGACGTGAGTTTGTGTTTTATACAATATCCAGTTTTACAGAGTGAGTTCTACGTAACAGAATTTCAAGCTGCAAGTGACTAGTGCAAAGTAAagtattaaaagtgaaataattattaCTGAAAAAAGTAAATTAGGGGCCACACTTTTATTGCGTAGCTATAAATAAGCTTAGGTAATATGTTTATAGAAATGAAGTTTACCGTCAAAGAATACACCAAAATATTTGACACAATCAGTTCACTTAAGTTTATTTCGAGATAGACTAATATAATTATAGTTGAATCTGGTAAAAGAAGCTTTCATAGTGAAAATTACAAGCTATCATTTTTTTGGAAACATTTCACATCTTTCTCAACGGTTTATGTCTCGCTGGTAAGATTGACGACCAACAGTATTTTTTATTGTGCAAAAAAGTATTCGCAGTGGCGGCTTTAGGATAGTGTCGCAGTGACATGAAAATAAAGTGAGAATAGttatttaagttacatatttatcgCGTTAAATACTCGTAAGCGGAGTAAACTTTATGGACAACCTTCACCAATCATACATGAGCACGCATCTTGGaggaaattttttttaatctatatcCATCTTTGTACACCATCCTTCAATGTCTTctgaaaactgaatttaaatGCATTATATAAAATTAAGTCCTTTCTCTTCTCACTTAAAATGTTCGTTACCTCAGTCGTAGTACTAGGCTAACTAACCCAATACAAGCACATAATAACTTAACACTACATGTGAATACTGCTACAAAGAAAGCACAGAACTATTGCGATACAAGTGAATAGCGCATGCAGTAACAAAATCAATCACAGTgcgttcacaaaataatattactatgtattcaGTAATCAGGAGGGAAGAGGGCTGCTTCTATTTCTAAATAATATTTATCCGGGAGGGAATGGGGATATTATTACCTTAGGACTTTAATCGACCGGAAGGGAATTGGCTGTGAAAATTGACCGCGGGAGGGAACTACCCCACACCCAAACGCATGATTTTTCCCGAGGTACACGATTGCAGCCCAAGGAATTTATCCCGAGGACTATAAATCTATTGATAGAAAATTTGTTTCCATCCCTTAGTGTATATACTTTTTTACACTACCTGGAGTAAATTGTAGTACATTATTTCCGAAATTCTTAACAATGAAGTTCGCTGGAGCTATTTTATTGATGGATTAGCACAGGTGCAAAAGAAATATCATAGCAACAACGATTGATGTATGCAATAACAATGGTACGTTTCATTGTTACAAATACCACTTTCTCTCCCTAcggagaaaatgttatttttctctcTGGATATTGGTAAATTATAAACCgtggaaaaaattaatttaacaatcCACAGTGAGTTAGtgttttaaattaagttttttctaaatgtaaatgaaattttGGAAACATGCTGTTTATGACTAAACGGTCTTAAcatctgaacaaattaatatctGAAGTATACGACCAGACAGACAAAAATATAGTTTTGAGATCATTGCACAATCCCTCCAACTGTATTGGTTGGAAATCCTGACACGCACATCTTGAGTTGCAAGCAATCAACCATGAAAAGTCGCACTTGTACAATGCGCTCGTCATATTAGTGTTTCAAGCCAAATTGACCAAATATAATGCAAAGAATGTGTactaaatgttataaaaaaactcAGCGAAAGGTAATAGTAAGCAATTGAAAAGATTAAGAAGGATTTTAATAATGAAGCTATGGGCactatggaaattaaaatatcataatttaaagTGTGGCCGAAATTAACGTTCTGGCAAGATATCAATCGGCAGAAATTCCGAATCGATATACGACATGCGGCGGTTAGTGGTGCAAAATCTTCCAATAACAATGAAATTGAGAGTGAACTAGGGATTTCGTTTGGTTCAGCGCAATCAGTTTTGACTGGCGATTTTTGTGTGCGCAAGGCCGAGGCAAAATTCGTCCTCAGACAGGAATTCGTCATgaacagaaggaaaagaaaacctGGCAGAATGTCGACAGAAATTGAGTGAATTTTTACGAATGATATACGAGATAATTAAATTGCATCGGAAAATGTGGATAACTGCAGTTTAATAACCATGCAATGAATGTCAAATCATGCATTCCACATACCTTGATCTGTCATCCAGGGTCGGTAGCCGATTACGTCCAACTACCATGTCAATTTCGTTTTGCATCTTCTCCTGCACTTCTGGGTGGTGCAGCAAATGTACAATCGTAAAGTTAAGTGTTGCGGTCACCGTAGTTGAGGCGGGGAACAGGTAGTCAAGACCTACTACCCTCAGCTGTTCctctgcaacataaccactttcATAGATTGAAGGCAGAACGATAGCTCACTGGCTTCTCACCACACAGACTGATGTTCGAATATTGTATAGACTGTTTGATATTGATAAAGGACAAAACGATATGGAATAAATTTATTCTGAGTGCGTCACCTTCCCTTGTCTGTCTATCCACCCACCCATTCCTCCCTTCCACCGAATTACCGATCCATTTATAACTACTTACGTACCTATATCCATCTACCTATTTAATTAGCTAGctacctacttatctatctacttacctacctgGCTGCCTACCGGTCCGTTTGTTTTATTATCGAAAGTATTATTCCAGTGAAAGCCAGTTTTATACTTTTTGAAAGCAATACTTGTCGAGTACGCGGTAGAAAATATCTCTTCAAACGTTGAATGGTGAACAAATTTATCGATctacagaatttttttatttcaaaattcagttaATATAGCTCAAAATTAGTAAGTAGAAACGTTACTTACAGCAGAATATAGAATAGTTTACATTAGTCAACTTCATAAGTAACGTACTTACCCGTGAAAGTGGTAGGCTCATCTACATTCTCGTATTTCTTCATCTCCATTAGGAATTTGTCCGTGAAATCACGTATGAAGTCCTCAGAATATGTAGCCATGTGTTCCTTTACCGCATCCTGCAACAACCATTACATTAAAACGGTAAAAAGAGAATGTTTTCTCCCGACTATGTCGGTACAGCTTATGAATTTTATCTCTCCACTGCTAtcttgtaattatttatatttctagtgTAATTATTTCACCAACGCCAAGAAAAAAGAATTTTATATAGTcgcttaataaataattaattaatgagcaGAAAAACTCCGCTATATTAAGACAAGGATTCAGACTTCGTACAAATGAAGACATACTCGTATGTATGAAAAGTActttaaaattataatgaaagatGCTTACCTTTACGTATCTGAGCATGTTCCCTGTGGATTCCATGAGATCTGTGTATCCAAAATAATTGGGAGCTATGTGTTTCAACCAGGGAGTAAGACCAAGTGCGTTTCCGGTCACATCGACGGACCTCTGGAAGCGCAGAGCTTGCCGAGTGAAGTACCGAAGTTTGGCATGATCCTCGACAGGAAAACGCTGTCCGGTGATTATGAACCAAATTGGGTTGAAGAACACATTGTAGAAAAGATCAGGCAGGCGAACATGACCGTTCTTGAAAATTTCCTGCAACATGAAACATTTTGTCATATGAATAGTGCTAtgaaatatctttcaaaataatggtcattttatagtataatgaTGAAATGCTTAAAGAAAATATCTCCTGAAGAGAAAAGAATATTACCAGACTTGTATTCTGAGATGAACACAGTTTCTCGTTCcctaaaccactcaattatttgtacttttttatacttagcacaacacgatttcttttgatacccTTAGAAGACATttaatatagaagttatacagtacgacaacccAAACAGTACACTATACCGTGTAAGGATTAAAGTCTTATAATAACCATGTCtagaaaaaaataacgtgctaatataatgcacagtacttcatatatttctgtaaaaaaatcagagagaaagacagtcagaTAATCCGCCAATTGGTTAATAGAGttacggataatcggggttctactgtactaatTTCACCCAAAATTGCCTAATAACTGCTGGTTAGAAGTGATAATTTTTATgcaataattttgcatcatatgagccgttcagagcagaagtgatgtaagtaaaGAATGGGTAGTgagtgttaaagtaaacattctgaaaaatacagcgcaaagaagcaattaatattcaatttatttaaactattagtagtcagtgaatagcaagaagaacatattaattactactttgcgctgtattgtacagaatttttactttaaacttcattacccaattttgacttacaccaattttgctctgaacggctcatatgtctcagagaaaaacaattatatatctgaagtctgattagtgtaacatgtagctaatcggcgatgtgtgcaatggcgGGGGAAAAAGAACTAGCTACCTTACACCatttatcttctggcctagttgcctcataaagtGGTGCTGTTCTTTGGCATCACTTGCGAGATtgagacctatcttcggacagttgactaaacaacaatttttcATCGTTCTATATAactatgattgaatgaaattCAACGAATTCTTGAACTTCACTATGAAAGACTGTGTAAGTTAGTCTTCTTAATGAATTAGACATAGGAAGTTAAagcactaaaaatggtattttaggcgcctaaaaaggctctaaaaataacaaaaatagggcaataaaaggcattgaaattatattgaatcacccaAAATTCCATAAGTTTcaataagtaacttaacaaaATACACTGggaaagtagtttctctgttctatagacttgtttcacttgtacttattcatccacaacttcacgtccataatttgagttacaataaacaacaagcaacttttcaagat
This genomic interval carries:
- the LOC138700029 gene encoding probable cytochrome P450 304a1 — its product is MLSAMLLLVISTLLLIYLYRFSKQRPPNFPPGPPRLPIWGSYFLVLLNNFKFTHRGYHNLAEKYRTKILGLHLGPFPTVVVSSYELIREVLLRPEFQGRVKLPIINERTYDKNLGIIFTDEVFWEQQRRFSLRHMRDYGFGRRFPQLEAIGQEEIQDMLDLLNGQREDKEIFKNGHVRLPDLFYNVFFNPIWFIITGQRFPVEDHAKLRYFTRQALRFQRSVDVTGNALGLTPWLKHIAPNYFGYTDLMESTGNMLRYVKDAVKEHMATYSEDFIRDFTDKFLMEMKKYENVDEPTTFTEEQLRVVGLDYLFPASTTVTATLNFTIVHLLHHPEVQEKMQNEIDMVVGRNRLPTLDDRSRLPYNEAVLRESMRKETLVPLSVVHRATESTELGGYSIPKDTLMVVNLWSFHNDPEFWGDPEVYRPERFLDDQGQLKKDHSLPFGAGKRLCAGETYARHFMFLTLSALMQNFTVKGVPGKPLPTMEPDRPGIIVTKNDFWVRFEPRE